A window from Aliamphritea hakodatensis encodes these proteins:
- a CDS encoding carboxymuconolactone decarboxylase family protein, translating to MSQQDYEKGLQVRTEVMGEFFVQRAVDNTTELTQPVQDWINEHAWGSTWQREGLPRSTRSLVTIAMLAALKAPQELKGHVRGALNNGCSVAEIQEVLLHSIVYCGAPAAQEAFRAAQEVIDAWQQEQSADQV from the coding sequence ATGTCACAGCAGGATTATGAAAAAGGTTTGCAGGTTCGTACCGAGGTTATGGGCGAATTTTTTGTTCAGCGGGCCGTTGATAATACCACCGAGTTAACCCAGCCAGTACAGGACTGGATTAACGAACATGCCTGGGGATCAACCTGGCAGAGAGAAGGCTTGCCACGTTCCACCCGGTCACTGGTGACCATTGCCATGTTGGCGGCACTGAAAGCGCCACAGGAACTGAAGGGTCATGTGCGGGGAGCACTGAATAATGGTTGCAGCGTCGCCGAAATTCAGGAAGTTCTGCTGCATTCAATTGTGTATTGCGGCGCACCTGCCGCGCAGGAAGCGTTCCGGGCGGCGCAGGAAGTGATTGATGCCTGGCAGCAGGAGCAGTCAGCGGATCAGGTTTAG